The Humulus lupulus chromosome 3, drHumLupu1.1, whole genome shotgun sequence genome window below encodes:
- the LOC133823604 gene encoding digalactosyldiacylglycerol synthase 1, chloroplastic gives MVNEGQASSSSSAFSFISKGWNEVKHSADADLQLMKERANSFKNLATSFDRELENFINSASTFSVPAIRSPPAEIDFVKKLQPNLSEFRRAYSSPDFSKKVLEKWGPRSSRIRIDLSAIKNAIVSEVDGDGVIDIDRARRSKRLNLREFWGEWKGETDAEEGQFKDWEPIRALKTRLKEFEKRSSSAEIFSGFKNSEFVEKVKSSLKSIYKEPQESKEVPPLDVPELLASLVRQSGPFLDQLGVRRDLCDKIVENLCSKRKNQILLRSLSSEESSIVDNENINDELDLRIASVLQSTGHHYEGGFWTDHSKHDPPDGKRHVAIVTTASLPWMTGTAVNPLFRAAYLAESAKQNVTLLVPWLCKSDQELVYPSSLTFSSPEEQEMYIRNWLEERVGFRADFKISFYPGKFSKERRSIIPAGDTSQFIPYKDADIAILEEPEHLNWYHHGKRWTDKFNHVVGVVHTNYLEYIKREKNGALQAFLVKHINNWVTRAYCHKVLRLSAATQDLPKSVICNVHGVNPKFLKIGEKIAAERELGEQAFSEGAYFLGKMVWAKGYKELIELLAKHKSDLSGFKLDVFGNGEDAHEVKSAAERLDLNLNFMKGRDHADDSLHRYKVFINPSVSDVLCTATAEALAMGKFVVCADHPSNEFFRSFPNCLTYKTSEDFVAKVKEALENEPLPLTPEQRYNLSWEAATQRFMDYSELNKILNNSEEVKKLSSSKQMTKSISLPNLSEMVDGGLAFAHYCLTGNELLRLCTGAIPGTRDYDKQHCKDLHLLPPHVENPIYGW, from the exons ATGGTTAACGAAGGCCAAGCTTCGTCGTCTTCTAGTGCTTTCTCGTTTATATCAAAAGGCTGGAACGAGGTGAAACACTCGGCGGACGCGGATCTCCAGTTGATGAAAGAACGAGCCAACTCGTTCAAAAACCTAGCGACCTCGTTTGACCGTGAGCTGGAGAATTTTATTAATTCAGCCTCGACTTTCTCGGTCCCGGCAATCCGGTCGCCGCCGGCGGAGATCGATTTCGTAAAGAAACTGCAGCCTAATCTGTCGGAATTTCGAAGGGCGTATTCTTCACCGGATTTTAGCAAGAAGGTTCTTGAGAAGTGGGGACCGAGGTCGTCGAGGATTCGGATCGATTTGTCTGCCATAAAGAATGCAATTGTTTCAGAGGTGGACGGAGATGgggttattgatattgatagGGCTAGGAGATCTAAAAGGCTGAATTTAAGAGAGTTTTGGGGTGAGTGGAAGGGGGAGACCGATGCCGAGGAAGGGCAATTCAAGGATTGGGAGCCAATTCGGGCGTTGAAGACGAGGCTGAAAGAGTTTGAAAAGAGAAGCTCGTCGGCTGAGATTTTTAGCGGCTTCAAGAATAGTGAATTTGTGGAGAAAGTAAAATCCAGTCTG AAATCAATTTACAAGGAGCCTCAAGAGTCAAAG GAAGTACCACCATTGGATGTGCCTGAACTCTTGGCATCTCTGGTTAGGCAATCTGGGCCCTTCTTGGATCAACTTGGCGTTAGAAGGG ATTTGTGTGATAAGATAGTGGAAAACTTATGCAGCAAACGCAAAAATCAAATTCTTTTGCGCTCTCTATCTTCAGAAGAATCCTCAATTGTAGATAATGAAAATATAAATGATGAATTGGATTTAAGGATAGCTAGTGTCCTTCAAAGTACAGGGCATCATTATGAAGGCGGGTTTTGGACAGACCATTCAAAACATGATCCACCTGATGGAAAAAGGCATGTTGCCATTGTCACAACTGCTAGTCTTCCTTGGATGACTGGAACAGCTGTGAATCCACTGTTTCGTGCTGCTTATCTTGCAGAGTCAGCAAAACAAAATGTCACTCTATTGGTTCCATGGCTTTGTAAATCAGATCAAGAACTAGTGTACCCCAGCAGTCTCACTTTTAGTTCACCTGAAGAGCAAGAAATGTATATACgtaattggcttgaggaaagggttGGTTTTAGAGCTGATTTCAAGATCTCCTTTTATCCTGGAAAG TTTTCGAAAGAGAGGAGAAGCATAATACCAGCTGGAGATACTTCTCAATTCATACCATACAAGGATGCCGACATTGCTATACTGGAAGAACCAGAGCATCTGAATTGGTATCATCATGGTAAGCGCTGGACTGATAAGTTCAACCATGTTGTTGGTGTTGTTCACACGAATTATTTGGAATATATCAAGAGGGAGAAGAATGGGGCTCTTCAAGCCTTCCTTGTAAAACATATAAACAATTGGGTGACAAGAGCTTACTGTCACAAG GTTCTTCGCCTTTCAGCCGCTACACAGGATTTACCCAAGTCTGTGATTTGTAATGTCCATGGCGTAAATCCCAAGTTTTTGAAAATAGGAGAAAAGATTGCTGCTGAGAGGGAACTTGGAGAGCAGGCATTCTCAGAAGGAGCATATTTCTTAGGCAAGATGGTCTGGGCAAAGGGATACAAGGAGTTGATAGAATTACTGGCAAAGCATAAAAGTGATCTTAGCGGCTTTAAGTTGGATGTGTTCGGGAATGGAGAAGACGCCCACGAAGTTAAGAGTGCAGCTGAAAGGCTGGATTTGAATCTCAACTTTATGAAAGGAAGAGATCATGCAGATGATTCCCTTCACAG GTACAAAGTCTTCATAAACCCCAGTGTTAGTGATGTACTCTGCACTGCTACGGCAGAAGCACTTGCAATGGGAAAGTTTGTAGTATGTGCAGATCACCCATCAAATGAGTTTTTCCGTTCCTTCCCGAACTGTTTGACTTACAAGACTTCTGAGGACTTCGTAGCCAAAGTGAAGGAAGCATTAGAAAACGAACCCCTTCCTCTTACTCCTGAGCAAAGATATAATCTGTCATGGGAGGCTGCCACCCAAAGATTCATGGACTACTCCGAGCTTAACAAAATTTTGAACAATAGTGAAGAAGTTAAAAAATTGAGCAGCAGTAAGCAAATGACTAAATCAATATCATTGCCCAATCTTTCAGAAATGGTCGACGGAGGATTGGCATTTGCCCACTACTGTCTCACTGGCAATGAGCTGCTCAGACTCTGCACTGGAGCAATACCAGGGACACGTGATTATGATAAACAACACTGCAAAGACCTTCATCTCTTGCCTCCGCATGTAGAAAATCCAATCTATGGCTGGTAA
- the LOC133825565 gene encoding protein FAR1-RELATED SEQUENCE 12-like, with protein MNIDTNNEEQHSNNQRNEDQEATNDYAVKIMQIHSNIPDDEIPKVSMEFETEEQAYNFYNVYAYKVGFSIRRSKSHKDNENGKIKNRTFCCSCEGFREKDKRNDNVKCHRATTRFGCLARMKIKLHQFGKYQVIEFNAEHTHVTSSPSKSHLHRSQRRITPAQASEIEMAENSRIAPKATDEDDLLTNIFWADARMKESYYNFGDVVSFDTTYRKNHDCRPFAMFVGVNHHKQTTIFGAALLYDETTETFMWLFDTFVEAMSWKKPKTILTDQDAAMEKALRSQWPETYHRLCIWHMYQNAAKHLSSVFERFREFATDFGNCIYEYDEECEFIEAWGNMLGKYNLENNDWLAQQVRVKEKWALVYGRETFCANMTTTQRSESMNNVLKKYVSYQHTMLRFLEHFERLIDDRRYEELKADFRVSQRNLAPSLPIEILNHAANVYTPAVLRMFEVEFSKAYSCAMELITELGVMREYKLTPNGKSFHHTVKYDSSANTTICSCKKFEFAGILCSHILKVFSFHNIVKIPSQYILKRWTKHAKMGVTSSTFEIKQGDDPKASLALRYQDLSRSYTHIVTKASVTEKAYKLARDGFKQLSDDVDACLEEDTVGRKEENRTTSGINTTIKGIKTNNKRIRGSSSTRPKNALEKMRKKTCLQNRFHKSLTTIIKSTIICHFINMAPENPSIQISMTELLLQAEKTPIGFEDSQSFKNI; from the exons ATGAATATTGATACAAATAATGAGGAACAACACTCCAACAATCAAAGGAATGAAGATCAAGAAGCTACAAATGATTACGCTGTAAAAATAATGCAAATTCATTCCAACATTCCTGATGATGAGATACCAAAGGTTAGTATGGAATTTGAAACTGAAGAACAagcttataatttttataatgtttATGCTTATAAGGTTGGTTTTAGCATACGGAGAAGCAAAAGTCATAAGGATAATGAaaatggaaaaataaaaaatagaacttTTTGTTGCTCATGTGAAGGCTTTCGGGAGAAAGATAAACGAAATGATAATGTGAAATGTCATCGTGCTACAACAAGATTTGGTTGTTTGGCAAGGATGAAGATAAAACTTCATCAATTTGGAAAATATCAAGTTATTGAATTTAATGCAGAGCATACACATGTGACTTCAAGCCCCAGTAAGAGTCACTTACATAGGTCACAAAGAAGAATAACCCCTGCTCAAGCATCTGAAATTGAAATGGCTGAGAATTCAAGAATTGCTCCTAAAGCCA CGGATGAAGATGATTtgttaacaaatatattttgggcggATGCACGAATGAAGGAATCATATTATAACTTTGGTGATGTTGTTAGCTTTGACACAACCTACCGAAAAAATCATGATTGTCGACCTTTTGCTATGTTTGTTGGGGTAAATCATCATAAACAAACCACTATATTTGGGGCtgcattgttatatgatgaaACTACTGAAACATTTATGTGGTTATTTGACACATTTGTAGAAGCTATGTCATGGAAAAAACCAAAAACTATTCTTACTGATCAAGATGCGGCAATGGAAAAAGCATTAAGATCCCAATGGCCAGAAACGTATCACCGTTTATGTATTTGGCATATGTATCAGAATGCAGCTAAACACTTGAGTAGTGTTTTTGAAAGATTTCGTGAATTTGCTACTGATTTTGGAAATTGCATATATGAGTATGATGAAGAATGTGAATTTATTGAGGCTTGGGGGAACATGCTTGGGAAATATAATCTTGAAAATAATGATTGGTTGGCACAACAGGTCAGGGTTAAGGAGAAATGGGCTTTAGTATATGGAAGAGAGACTTTTTGTGCAAATATGACTACTACACAGCGAAGTGAAAGCATGAATAATGTACTTAAAAAGTATGTCAGCTATCAACACACTATGTTGCGTTTTTTAGAGCATTTTGAGAGGTTGATTGATGATCGACGTTATGAAGAGTTAAAAGCCGACTTTAGAGTAAGTCAACGTAATTTGGCACCATCACTTCCAATTGAAATTTTGAATCATGCAGCGAATGTGTATACCCCTGCAGTGTTGAGAATGTTTGAGGTTGAGTTTTCAAAGGCTTATAGTTGTGCTATGGAACTTATTACTGAGTTAGGAGTTATGAGAGAATATAAGCTTACTCCGAATGGTAAGTCTTTTCACCACACAGTTAAATATGATTCATCGGCTAATACAACAATATGTAGTTGCAAGAAGTTTGAGTTTGCAGGAATATTATGCTCACATATTCTTAAAGTCTTTTCCTTTCATAATATTGTGAAAATACCTTCTCAATACATTTTAAAGAGGTGGACAAAGCATGCGAAGATGGGAGTTACAAGTAGTACCTTTGAGATTAAACAGGGAGATGATCCTAAAGCAAGTTTGGCATTACGTTATCAAGATTTGTCAAGATCCTACACTCATATTGTAACAAAAGCATCAGTAACTGAAAAAGCCTATAAACTTGCTAGAGATGGTTTTAAACAACTTTCAGATGATGTGGATGCTTGTTTGGAAGAAGATACCGTTGGAAGAAAAGAGGAGAATCGTACTACCAGTGGAATCAATACAACAATAAAAGGTATAAAAACAAATAATAAGAGAATTCGTGGTAGTTCTTCTACACGTCCAAAGAATGCTCTTGAGAAGATGCGTAAAAAAACTTGTCTACAAAAcag GTTTCACAAGTCTTTAACAACAATAATCAAGTCAACAATTATATGCCACTTT ATTAATATGGCACCTGAAAATCCAAGCATACAAATAAGCATGACTGAATTACTTTTACAG GCCGAGAAGACACCTATTGGATTTGAAGATAGTCAATCTTTCAAGAATATCTAA